In the Desulfuromonas sp. DDH964 genome, GAGCCTGGTCAAAGGGAGCCTGCGCGGCGACTTCTACCTGCAGGGGATCGCCGGCAGCGAATTTTTGCCGACCTCCCTGGGCGGGTTCAGCATTGAAATCCGCAACGGCGTGCTGCGCGAGTTCAAATCGTTGTCGAAGGTCTTTTCGCTCCTTAACGTCTCGCAGATTCTGGCCCTGAAACTTCCCGACATGGACCGGGAAGGAATGCCCTTTGGCAGGCTGAGCGGAACCTTTAAACTCGACCGGGGGATTCTGAGCAGCGAGGACCTTTTCGTCGAGAGCAACGCCATGAACCTCTCCCTGGTCGGGCAACTCGATCTGGCCCGGCAGCGCCTCGATGCGGTGATGGGGGTCAAGCCGCTGCGCACCGTCGACAAGATCATCACCAACATCCCCATCGCCGGCTGGGTACTGGCTGGCGACGAAAAGGCCTTGATCACCGCGCACTTTTCCATCAAGGGGGCTACCATTGATCCCGAGGTGAGACCGATCCCGATCAGCTCCGTCTCCGGCAAGGTGCTGGGAATTTTTCGCCGCGTCTTCGGTCTGCCGGGAAAAATGGTTGACGATGTCGGGGGGTTGTTACAGGGCGGGAAGTAACAGGGAGGCTCAGGCTTCGCGGACACCGACGTAGACGGTGGCAATGCCGAAGGTCTGGTCGAAGTGGCGCAACCCGCTGAACCCGGCGGCCGCCATCAGGCCCTTGAATGCCTCCTGGTCCGGGAATTCGAGGACCGAGTCGGGGAGATACTGGTAAGCGCTGCGCTGGGAGAAGAGTCCGCCGATCATCGGCAACAGGCGGCGGAAATAGAAGTAGTAAAGGGCCTTGAAGAAGCGGCTCTTCGGGTTGGAGAATTCGAGGATCACAACACGGCCGCCGGGACGCAGCACCCGGAACATCTCCCGCAACCCGGCGGGGCGATCGACCACGTTGCGGATGCCGAAGGCGATGGTCACGCCGTCGAAAACCTGGTCGGGGTGGGGTAGTTCCTCGCAGGGCGCGTTAACCAGGGAAATCCGCTCGCGGTAGGGTGAACTAGCCACCTTTTCCAAGCCATGGACCAGCATCCCCTGGGTGAAGTCGGCGCCAACGATATGCACCGAGGAGGGGGTGCGGGCGGCAATCTCCAGCGCAACATCGCCGGTCCCGGTCGCAACGTCGAGGACCCGTCCCGCCGCCGGAATTTCCAGCTGTCTTACGGCAAAGCGCCGCCAGCGCCGGTCGATGCCGAGGGAGAGGAGACGGTTGAGCAGATCGTAGCGGGGCGCGATGGAATCGAACATGTCACGGATTCCGCGCCCCTTGTCGGAGAGCTTGAACATCGTCCGGGTCGTTCCCTTCCAGGGGTGAGCGAGTGCTTGCCAGCGGCTCGTTATTAGCACATCCCTTCGCTGCCTGTCAGCAAAAAACGCCGGTCGCGCCCCAGCCCTGAAGGCTGCGGCGCCGGAAAGGTCACCCCCTCATGCCCCTTTTG is a window encoding:
- the ubiE gene encoding bifunctional demethylmenaquinone methyltransferase/2-methoxy-6-polyprenyl-1,4-benzoquinol methylase UbiE, whose translation is MFKLSDKGRGIRDMFDSIAPRYDLLNRLLSLGIDRRWRRFAVRQLEIPAAGRVLDVATGTGDVALEIAARTPSSVHIVGADFTQGMLVHGLEKVASSPYRERISLVNAPCEELPHPDQVFDGVTIAFGIRNVVDRPAGLREMFRVLRPGGRVVILEFSNPKSRFFKALYYFYFRRLLPMIGGLFSQRSAYQYLPDSVLEFPDQEAFKGLMAAAGFSGLRHFDQTFGIATVYVGVREA